In Ornithodoros turicata isolate Travis chromosome 1, ASM3712646v1, whole genome shotgun sequence, the DNA window TATCCAATTATTCGCTTTCCTATTAGAAAAATTCAAGTAAATTGTGCTCTAAATTACGACACTCTTTTTTGACTACTGTCACTCACTTGCATCTGAACAGTGTGGACAATCTTGTTCAAACCATCATGGTAAAAATTATATGTGAGGAACTTGGAGCTGTGTCCCGGTGAATCACAGCGTCCATCTCCAGCAAGCGAACACTCCCTTCCCTGAACCTCTGTTAGGAGTTCTGCCTGATGACTCGTCCACACCTGAAGCAAAGTACAGCATTGCACAAGCAGCAATAAGTGCACTGTGTTACTATTGTGCTCTGGCTGTTTTTCACAATTAACTGTCAGTACAACGTACAGCAGGGGTCAAAACTCTGTGGAACACATGGATTTCGAATTTTCATTCACATAGCAATCCCAACAACATGTGGGGAATATTATAAGTGAGTTTTTTTTTAGCTGATCTGTCACGGGCTCTGCTCAGTTACTATAACCCAACTGCTGGTGGGCTGGCTGAGAGTCCACGCCTTCCACAGACTCCCAGGCTGTATAACCTACTACGTTGTCGATGTTATTAACTTCACTCTGGCTTTGCTAACTGACTTACTTGTTCAATAGCTGGCAATAAGTAGCCCCTTTGGTAGTTGAAATAGGTCTGCTCACAGAAGACCTACAAAATAACAAAACTAATAAATTTGAAGGCTGTGAAAGGCGTGTGGATGCGTCGCTACTTACCTTGATATTCATTAGGTCCAGCATCCTGAGTGTCGGAATAGGGTTTGACCCGCTGAAGAGCATTGCTGCTGACAAAAGAACATTCCCAGCTGGCTTGTTGCCAATATAGGGCTGGCTCTCCCATATTCTCTCGTGGCCATCCTTGCACGAATATGTGACCCGAAGGAGTGTTCCTTTCGAAGTGAATGCTGCCTCACACCGCTGTAGACATGTGGGGCAAGTCTGAAAGAGCTTTCTCAACTCGCTCTCAAAGACAATATACTTGTTGTCTTCGTGAGGAGAAGGGTCAAGCATTGTGCTCCTGGCGGCAAAAAAAGAGCGAAGTGAGGAGCAGTACGATACTGAAATGCTCATCGGTAGAGACCAGATGTTCAGGCAAGATGCTTATTTTTTTCCTATGCATACTTGTGGTGGCCAGACTTCCCACCAGACTAGCGGACGTAGCTCCCACACCGGGAGTGTATTGCAGACGTGTCCAATAGTAGTAATGTGCTCATACATAAGTCAGACAAAACTACAGACAAAATTTACCTGAATCTGACTTACTGACTGACTGTAAAGGAGGTAGAGGTGCCTATATCTGCCTTTTCCGACCTTTTGGTGCCCTTCCCAGGCAGCTAAAACGCTAGCTTCAAGTGACTGAACATCCGATGTCTAGTCAACTACCTCCACTCAATGAGGCCTACTGGCACATGCACTTACAGTACTGTGCTGTCAAGGGTTGGTGTATACGATGGATCATCTGGACATTGTGCCATTGACAGGTCCTCCTCACTGGTAATACTGTCCATTGCAGGTGCTGTGTCACCAGTGAGTGGCGTCGAGGAACGCAAACGGATGGGAGAGAGTGATCTAGCACGTTTCTCATTTGCAGACGAGTTGCACATGAGGTCAGCTTGTACGCCAACAGATTTCATTGGCCTTGCATCAAGGCTGGCTTGGCTGCCTGAAATGTCAAACGTCAAACATATGACTATCTCCTTACACATTTTGGTTGCAGTCACCGAACGTTACATATTAGAGTTACTTACTGAACAGGTATAAGCTGGTAATATACATGCTGAAGTATTGTGTACTCTTATAGAGGTACATATACAAATTTAGATAGGTTAACAGGGTGCGTTACAAAGAGCACTTGACAAAGAGAGTGGTATGCAGAAACCAAAGGTCATGTTTCTGGcacttgagttaaaaacatgcGCCGCATCAGAAACAGCACCTATATTTTTTTATAGTACCGCAAACATAACCTCAGATTTCTGGCTATCGCTCCTGTCAGTTTTTAATTACGCACCCGGTATAGTAATAAAAAATTAAGCCTTCACGATTTTTAAAAATTAACAGTGAGCAGCACAAGAATGCCGTTTTCGCGTATAGGTTATGTGGCCAGGCGGACACAAGGTGAGATGATGATTGTTGCTGTTAGTCCTGTAATTAACTAAAaatcattaactttttaattactgAAATTAGCAGGCGTGTTCATATTGGAAACTTTGTGATATTCATATTTGTAGGTGATTCGTTCACTACGATGATTCGACAAATGGGAAGCACCTACGAATACGGACATCCCAAAGTTTCCAATATAAACACGTGCACTAATCTcagtaattaatgaattttagttaCATATTGGTTGTCGGTGACGATCATGGTCTCACCTTGTGTCCGCCCGGCCGCATAACCTATACACGAAAACAGCATTCTTGTACTgcgcactgtttcttttttaaaaacCATGAAAGCTTAATTCTGATCACCCTATTTAACAGATCATGAAAAGTACATGAGCGAAGTGCCAGACACAAAACACAGGGTAAGATTGGGTGGAATGTGAACCCGTATAGCAGAGAACCATGTGGCCTCTTTAGCAGCCAAAGGGCAAGCTTCTCCCTGCTTGTACAACTCCTCTCAGAGTTAATAATAGCACATGGTTACATCACCAAAAAAGATCAGAGGCACCTCGGTGGTCCTTGAGGAATGCTTGTTGAGCAGACACCTTAGAACTGGCCTGGCCagaggattctgttcaacaaacATTCCCCAATTTCTGTTGGACTGTCCGACTTGCTTGGGGACACAACCCTGTGTTATTATCAACTCCAAGAGGAGTTGTACGTATGTGTGTCAACCCTTACTTCGCTTGTGCGATTGTAAGAGCTATGTACCAGCTTACTCTTTTTTCCACTCTAAGTGCCGGTTGCATTAGCAATAAATATGTAACTGAGGGATAAAAACATTGGACCTGGAGCCTCGTTTAGATGCCTACCCTTTGAATGTCCCTTTTGCCTGCATGTCTGTACACCTCTGGTCACCTTCACAGGACCTTGTGCCTGTGTACCAACGCTCTTCTGTGACGGTTGAGGATCCTGAAATGTACACGTTCCTTATTTCTTGACTAGTCGTGCAAACTATACAGACAGTGTGCATTATGGTACAAGTAGTGAGAGAGTACTCTGTATTTTGCCCTTGGTGCCTGCTAACAGGAAAAGGAGCCCTGGCAGCTTTCAACCAAATTCATGAAGTATAAGCACTTCCACATAAGACAAATTGTGGGGCATGAGGATCATTATATGAATGGCAACTCACGTGTGGAATATCTGTGCCTTCATCTGTGTAGCTGTCATATCCTGTTTCATTCTGTACATAGCAAATAAATGTCACTACCAGAGGTCTCTGATTATTACAAATACCACTTACCGCTGCACTGCAGTTGCTGTCGTTGCTGCCAGTGATTTGCGATTGAGATATCTGGAAATCACCATGCTTAAGTTACACTTCTGAAATATTATTCCACTGATTTCAGCCTTACAGTGTCTGTGGAGTCAGTCAAAGTCGCCAAAGGGACCTCGCGTTCAGCAACGGGTACCGTGGGATGCGCCTGCAAGTTGTTTTCGTACTTCACAACGTCATTCATCAACGGCATACCTTCAAGAAACTTACCACGTCTGTACGGCAAACTGTCTGACCGTGATCTGTCAACCCCGGTTGGCCGACAACTGGCTCAATCTAGAGTAATATATATGCGTCACTGTAGTGAAAAGGCAACGAGACGGGCACCCAACTCACCGTCCTCGCGCCGATAGTTTCATCAGCAGCAAGTGGTACATCGCCGGCGTCCAATCTCTGTCTTTTCCTCGACTCGCTGCTGCCTGGCAGATTCTGTGACGGGGTGACACCACGCTTGAGGAAGACCCGGAAACTGACGCCGATAGATTTCACGATGCTTGGCGGAGATTCGTAGTCGTCCTGACTGAAGTGCAGACTACATACTCGAATGTTGCTGTCCTGTTCAGCGTTATGACGCTGAATTAGAGCAAGCCACCGGCTTCTTTCTGGCTCATTCTTCGGAACGCTATGCAAACGAAAACCACGCATCCATTTCGTGTTTCGGTTTACGCATCCCGGCACAGCGCACGGCATGACTACGGACACAGACAACGAACATTCGCCAGCGTAGCAAAACTGTGTGGCCGAGATGTCGAGCTGTTTCGGAGACGTCTTCCACTGAAAGTAGGTCCAGCCGAAAACAGTGAAAAGAAGGGCGAACGGCGCCCGCCGTTCGTCGCAGTATTGAGGGGATTGAGGGCGTCTCATGTGTCACATGATGGGCTATTCAGCAGTACACGGTGCAAAGAAAGGCTTGGAATGCAGTCAAGGACGGTTGTTTTGTgtattacttttcttttttatggctGCGTTGTGCTTCGTGAATTCTGCAAGCTAAACTAGTGAAAGGTTCCAGAGGAAACGCAGCTAGCTGttccagtagcagacgaattgtTCACAGCCAATCGGCGCACAGGAAACATTCAGCGTCACAGCGGCGGGTGACTCAGCCGCGCTGGCCTCTCGCCGAGGGAGCAGAGTTGATAATCAGATTGCACTGCAACGACAATTCCCTTAGTGTAGATATTTTGCAGGCGTCTCCTGTATTCCCCTTTGGATCGAATGAAAGCAAATTTAATCCGACCAAATATGCCTTAGAATGCTCCTTTAacggtgtgcggaacagagccttgcgcgtgctctcTGGGTTacctacgctcatcgttctttcccaGCAGCTCATTTTACTTGTTGTAGAAGACCCTGCAGCGAAAaactaaaaatattttttgggtcacttccatgctcctttaagagagTAGTGAACTTTAAGTATCTTGGCATCACTATTAACTCTAAATTAAAATGGGATGACCACATATATGTAGTATGTAACAAAGCAAGGAAAAAGCTTTGGATGGTAAAAAGAAAATTACAACTTTGCACGAAAGAAACTAAGCTTATGGCATATACAACAATCATACGACCATTATTAGAATACGCCAGTGTTCTTTGGGACCCGTATATGGGAAAGCTAATAAACAAAATCGTGCAAATACAACGGACAGCAGCAAGATTTATAATGTCTAACTACAGACGGACAGCATCCGTAACAGCAGTGTTAAGTGAACTACAGCTAGAACCTTTGGCAAAACGACGGCGCATAGGTAAACTGAATCTCTTATTCCTTCTTTACAACCAGAGCTTAAATAGTGATGCTAACAAATACATTACAAAAATTGAACCCTGCAGCCATAGAACTGGTCATGACAAACGCATTAAACCATATAACGCACGTTTAGAGCATCTTTAAATATTCGTTTTTTCCAAGCACTATTGACCTCTGGACTGCCCCAATCACTCACCGATATTGACGATGTACAAAAGTTTACTGAGGCACTTTTCGATGCGAATGTATAGAAGCACCTCTCCAATTTCCTGTAGATTAGTTTTCTTACTGCCATCTGTTACTAGTGTTGGTTACCTGTGTCGTTCCTGTCTCCCTGCTGTAACAGTCTTTACTAGGGCTAACAATactagaaataaataaaagtgtaCGCTCTAAGTGCATGTACGTGTGCGTGTTGAGCGTTACAGGAAAGTAAAGGCTGTTGAGGTGATTTATGCACATTTCAGCTGTTTATCTTCTTAGAACCACAGACACGTAACATGTAAACACACAAGGCGCATATCTCACAAAGAAACCGGATAGTAAGGGTcaaaaatcgtcaaatttttgACACATATTCTAAGGGTCAACACCTTACGCATAAAAGTATGACCGATAGTAAGCGTAAAAAATCGTCAATTTTTTTACCCCTATTTTAAGCGGTGTTCGATGCCGGTTGTTCTATGGGCTGTTTGGCTACCCTTGTGATGCCGCTTACTGGACCTCAAAATACCACATAGTATGCGTCAAACCTGAGCACCGTAGACGTCACGTGAACCCACGGGTTATTGTACAGACAACGGCTGCAATTCTGAAATGACCAGCAATGCGGTTTTCCAGCGGCCGTTCTGAAAATGGATATGTGGTTCCCGATTCCCAAAAGCATCAGAAAGAAGTTTCCAGAGCAGTAGATGGAAAATCGgattgcctgtcaattttgcattgcagctatTGCCTGCCCAAGGGACGCTGATATCACGCGGCGCCGAAGATGATATGATGCGTACTGTGCGGCATTCTGACGGTGCAGTTCTCTGTGCAAAGACGGCATACCATGCGAAATTGtttcatagaaaaaaaaaaacagctgctACAACAGGATATCGATAATAGGAATCTCACAGGCCACGAAAAAACAgttcgtatcatccgagacTCGTCAGCAGTACCACGTAGGTGCACGAAGCATGTATACGGACGGAAGCCCGTTCACTTTTATATGCTATCGCTTGAAAGATGTCCATGGTATAGGCATAGCTTGTTGCTCATCCAAAAGACTTGGCAATTGACAGTACGCCACAATAGCTAGGCGCACTGCACTGCAAAATCGTATCACACAGACAAACGCATCCATCACGTGAATAACATATATAAAAGGCACGTTCTTCCGCAAGGCAAGCAATATACAAGAGTTCTCGCGacagtcaaaagaaaaataagaagcacgaGTGCATCACTTGAACCGGGTTCATCGTCTCTCCATAGCCCGCGTACGCCGCTATCTCATTTAAATCAGAACATCTGAATACATGGAAGTATTTCCCACAGCGTTAGTAGCACGCATCTAAACcgtaatgcaacaaaaattcgccaaataattccactttactgcaggaaagagcccagaataatagatacatgcatgtgTTTATAGAGTATTGCACCTATGGCCTGAAAATGATGTGGCATAAGGCGCACGTGAccaaacattaaaaaaatggGAACAGCATACTAGTCATGAACCAACAGATTACAACACCTGCAATATTTTATTAGattatgaaatgacatttgtgcatcttcacaacacttcaacacaacaaaatataaattGTAGACTAGCTATATGAGCTAGTAATTGGGTTAAATAACGTTTATAATGGAAAAACATTTAATGAGCGTTATATCACAGGATGAGGCATCGAGGTACACAGAATATCAgacatataaaaaaagaaattcatagcagacaggtcataaactaattatctgtagggcgattccacgccggatcaggcagggtggtccggtcgacctcctcatttttttttctttcaaacatatgttCAAGCCTTGTCCCTAGCAGGCATAtcggcgctgaaagtagttgaaaataattggtggttactTTTTAATGAACTATCATTCAGGTGCCAGCTTCCTACGCAGCTTGACACCACGCATCTTCATAACAATTCGATATATTCAgcttattactttttttttcacatattgtctggggtgggtagcattgcatcctaatTTGTGAAGATCCTAAAACTTGCCTTCCAGGAGAcgaaaaatcgcaaatttgcctcatttgtcAAATATGGtatgttttgggaacctcataaCTCCtcccccagttgtgatacccgaaagtaatctacatcacggtgttcgtctcgaaatgccttttcttcgcatagcgagtaCGTCGTATAGTGAGTTGGGCAACGCCTCCAATAGGCTTTTTGTGAGGGAtatctacggaaaatgcgtaaattcgacacgcgcatcccatatattcctacTCGTAACATCGTTCATATTGCTCGCAAGCGTTCATTATGACTATTCTTAGTTGTCGTACCCCAGACTAAATGGCAATAGTTTAGGTGAGACATGAACAGTGAACGTTATAGTAGTAGCTTAATTCGAAATAGAAACATGTGTCTATGCTTAGCGGTCATGCCTAATATTTTACACCGTTTATTCTGAACGTATTCAATGTGGACGTAGCGTATCTATCGTGTTTGTCTTCGTTCCTGTTTCGATGCATCGAAGGATCATGTATCTACCTGCCCATCTAGTAACGAACGTATTCAATGTGTTCATCCCATAGCAACTGTTCGTTAAAGATGACACTCAAACATTTGATGCATTTTACAATATCAACAGGACTATTAAGATATAGTATCACTTTATTTAGACTAACACTCCTGTTTTAGGTCGAAATATGATTGCTTCAGTTTTACTACTATTAATGCGTGAAGAGTTTAAATTAACCCATTTTCccaagttgcaaagcatctcgttagcagtagtggccattacatcaatatcagagccACTGGAAAACACGCTTGCATCGTCCGCATACCAAATAAATTCACAATTGACATCAATGTTAATTATGTCATTTAGATATCTGGTATCAGATCAGGGTATCTCAACTGGGagccgagttgtgaggttcccaaaacgatAACCATACGATAAACAAATGAGACAAATTTGGcatttacaaatgaggcaaatttgcgattttttatctcctcaaaggcaaaccttaggattTCCACAACTTacgatgcaatgctacccaccccagacaatatgtaaaaaaaagaaaatgtgttaAATAGTTATaaagatacgtggcgtcaaactgcataggaaacgcaatggtcgaaatgtccacatcagaatgataattcattaaaatagaaccaccgattattttcagctactttcagcgccaatatgcctcctaaggacgaggttttaatatatgtttgaaagaaaaaaattcaccaccgtgcatgatccggcgtgaaatcaccgtaTAATAACTGAAGTGTATAGTTCAGTGTATTGCAGACGTTGCATTTATCGAGCAACGCATCATTACTCATGAAGCAGTCACAACTTACAAGTCATCTTTACAGGTGAGTTGTACTGGTTGTACATGCGTGAGGGAGTAGAGTCTTGTGTACTTCTTCCCAGAATGTGTCGCACAGTAGAAATTTTAGGAGCACCACCTAATGGCAGCTGAGGGTGCATGCGTGGTATTATGAAAGTCCCGCATGGCTACGAAGAGCGTGTCGTGTCCTGTTCCTTGGGATGCTGGACATAGATGTTTATTGTCATGAGCGCAAAATAATGTGCTTGCTGATATTGTCAAATGGCTACGCATGTCCGTTCAACAGTAGATTCCAAAGATATGGTATTGCATTTCAATGAGAACGCTAATCTCGAAAATGTGCTAGCGTCATAATACGTGATGCAGATAAGGTCTTCTTCGCCAGACCTGGGTCACCTCCAGAGACCTCCCACATGAAATGGTCACAGGCTGCCAAAGATAGCATTCTGAAATCTTTCTCGTCCTTTAAGTAGCATTCAATTGAATTTTGTTAGACCCGTAAATCATTTTATGATGTCATTGATGTATTCTTTGGTACTGTCAAATGGGTGCACGTGTCTGTGCAGCAATATATATCGCGAAACTGATACTGTTTCTAGCATTTAAATGGGAAAGCTAATCTCCTAAATatggtaacgccgaataaaCCATGCCGATAAGGTGCTCTTTGCATGACCTGAGTCCATCCCCGCAGAGGCCGCTtacatgaaatagtcataaacgTAACATGGACTTCAAAAAACACTTACTTTAACTGGAAACACTCTAGTCCTTTCAGATAACAGTTAACTGAATAATGTTAGACGCGTAACTCATTTAAGCTGTCTAAGGAGTGGCGTTCCACACGTGTTTTgcagcaccaccacaaccaccacctgcaCCACGTTATCGAAAATCGTTACCGTCAGAAAATCGATCTGCTTCATGTCAACACATCATGCTGCGGTATAATCAGCAATAATCATCCGAACTCCTATTACAAGAACGGATTGAGGAATCGTTAACACAGATGCTTCAACGGGGAGAAACGCACATCTGGGAAAAACGAGAACAGAAAGAGTCTCACCTGGCGGACAATGGGCGTACGCATACGAATTTGTAGCGCGGAGAAAGCTTGGAGAATCACAACTCTTCAAGCAGCGTCGTCCGCGTGCCTTGCCCACATATCGTGCgacgttgtctcgttcgatgggccatctcttcctgtgataagtttgacacaaatgaaatatgaaattaaaaaaaaactacagacaaccagcgcaaaatgtgacaacttacatttgctagaccgtgcatgatgtgagaccgtgagacgccagaagccagagtgaccgttaacgaagcgaaaggaaagacgctttgcacacggaactatgcacgtgttctcagaaggcagggcccgtataacaattcaaaaacaataagcgtcaatataggcgtaaagaGCTAACA includes these proteins:
- the LOC135382848 gene encoding uncharacterized protein LOC135382848, with the translated sequence MRRPQSPQYCDERRAPFALLFTVFGWTYFQWKTSPKQLDISATQFCYAGECSLSVSVVMPCAVPGCDSNIRVCSLHFSQDDYESPPSIVKSIGVSFRVFLKRGVTPSQNLPGSSESRKRQRLDAGDVPLAADETIGARTIEPVVGQPGLTDHGQTVCRTDVAHPTVPVAEREVPLATLTDSTDTISQSQITGSNDSNCSAANETGYDSYTDEGTDIPHDPQPSQKSVGTQAQGPVKVTRGVQTCRQKGHSKGSQASLDARPMKSVGVQADLMCNSSANEKRARSLSPIRLRSSTPLTGDTAPAMDSITSEEDLSMAQCPDDPSYTPTLDSTVLSTMLDPSPHEDNKYIVFESELRKLFQTCPTCLQRCEAAFTSKGTLLRVTYSCKDGHERIWESQPYIGNKPAGNVLLSAAMLFSGSNPIPTLRMLDLMNIKVFCEQTYFNYQRGYLLPAIEQVSQLAKPE